In Procambarus clarkii isolate CNS0578487 chromosome 30, FALCON_Pclarkii_2.0, whole genome shotgun sequence, the DNA window CTTCTGCTCTCCTACGGCGCCAACCCTAATGCGCGTGACAGACAGGGTTTCACCCCCATCATGAAGTGTTGTCGCTTGCAACAGGTAAGGTCCTCTGAGGGCGAGGGAAGGGATAACAGGATTTTTTGTCTTACTGGCAGCAAATGGCCTTCTTCCAGTGTTCCACTGTAAGATAGTGGCACACAACTTCATTGATGATGCTAATTTATATTGCTGTAGTGATGGGATTTATATAACAAATATATGTACTAGTGCAAATAAAAATTAGTTCACTACATAATGCAAAAAATCCTGTTCTACCTGCATCTAGATTTGAATGACAAGGCATGACGATAGTAAGAATTGCTAGTTTCGTTGGGTGATAAGATTAGGCTACCAAGAAGAGCATGTGTCTGTTAGCTGCTAGACTGGCTGTTGTGTATTCTAATATCACTTTAACAGTGATCATTGATTTAATTTGTTTGTGTAGAAAATTATTAGTTGTAAATTGCATTTTAAAAAACGCAATTTCATAGTGTGTGTGTTCAAACAAAGCTTTTGAAGTTGTTTAGTTTTAGTTAACATTGCATCTATTGAAAAATGTTGAATAATTTGTTTAAATGTGTAGATTAATTTGAGTCGTAAAAATTTTCAAAATTAGATACTGTAGGTATTTAAGCATTTTTATACTAGTGTACTTATTGAAGTCTTCCTTGTCAGGAGCAAGGCTTTACGTGTAGTTTAGTCAGTGAagcgcacatatatatatattcatgtataCAATATCAAACTCTGGTATTGTTTAGATTTTGCATAAAACTAATATTATGTTCTTAAGAGATGCTAAAGAGCCTTGATGCATTATCGTATTCCTAGTTGGTATCTTCCACACATTCTTGTGCGTCTGCAAGGAAGCTTCCCAACAACTTCTTAACTGAAACTTAACTCCATAGGAATCATTGAACAAGATGTATGTCCCTTTTTTGTGCATCTTGTTCGATTTAAGAATTTTGTTAATTTCTGATTACTTTTCAAATTATTCATATTTTTCTAAGTAGGCTAGATCTCTTGTCAGATCTTTGCTTTGCATGTAGTAGGCTGTCcttgaatttttttttagctATAAAGCTTgtttgccaaaattaatttgcaAGTATATTTTCTCACCTTCTTTCAGATCTTTCTTCTGATCTGTTTTGATGTTTCACATTTAATCAGCAAACACAATTGCATTTTAGCTTGTTCTCCATGAGTGATGTGActgcacacacacaaaaaatgcaTTGTTCACCTGACTTGGCCTTCGTTGCCTGTTAGTTGACTTTGCTGGTCTAGAGTAGTTTCTCCTGCCCTGATCACCATTCCCCTCTCGTgagctcttcctctctctcccgaaGGATGCATCAGATGAGATGGAGAACCGTGAGAGTATCTCTGGGGTGGAGGTCCTGCAGCACTTCGCCCAGACCCTCATGGTGagtgactgctgctgctgctggggacgaCCTGGTTCTTTAAGGCTCTCTCCTCATCCATTTACCTTCCCTCCCTCGACCTTTTGGCACGTTTCCCAACACCCAAtggttctgttcacctagtaTTTGTTACCGCAGGAGGCGGCTAGTTTTGCTTGTGCACCACGTCCAcaacctgtgagcggtagcgtgaAAAAATGATTACCTAGCGGTTACTAGGCTCtaaggagttagacaactgttaatCCTGACAAAGACTAGGAGCTTGATATACtatccaggcttcctgtccctgataaTAGATCATGAATTTTTTTTAGCTACTCTACAATTTTCTtgcctcgtcaaaaacataagtcatgtattcattcatttatttattttgctatgTGCATAATGACTTGAGATGTCGAGGAGTTTGGCATATACCATATTAACCTATATGTTGTCCTATTTAAATATTGTCAATTCAGGACTTATTGTCACTGCAGGACATATAACTTGTATAACCATGTAGATAATCTTGCATGTTGTTGTGACTTCGACATAATTTATCAAAAAATAAAGATTAACACCAACTAATATACATAATATGACAGAGATGTGTACTCAGAGAGGTTCACACTGGTTCTCGGTGCATATAGGGCGAGTTTACTCTAGTTGCAGGAATGCATAGCAATATTCTGCCAATGTTCTCCATATGTTTGCTTATTAAATAAAATGTTGATGACTATTATCTTGAATTGTAGCTTTAATATCGTCAAATGttatcaaaccccccccccccttctcttgctTAAGAGTTCTTTATGTTCCGCCGTATCTACCACCTTCATATTTTGTTGTATATGTTGGAATTCAAAATTGTAAGACAAACTATACTGTCCCAATCACTCATAAGGTATTGCCAAAATCCTACTCCAGTCATATTGGCCTACATTTCCATTGTCAAATAAGCCTACTATTCCTAATATTGACCTTCTGACCCTTGTATTGACCTTATCTCCAATCACTTTACTACGTCTTTGACATCCCTTTGATGGTCAAAAAAGTGTAACAATGTACTTCATCAATGCATCCTCTGAACACTCCACATTGtaaattgtaatttgatttaaaTTATATTAATTGTAATAATTAAAATGTCAAATTTCTGAGGATAGAACAAATTATCCGCTCAAtagattagtcaatattttgaaaTAAACTTGATCTAATTAACTTTATTATTTGGTAAAAAAAAATGCTGGTTACAAATGAGCGGTcttcatagtaactgaggaaatgaggtgacagtgtggcagtgttAGGACTGAGGAGGTCTCCTAACAGTCTGTGGGAGGGCAAGGAACCAGGTCATGCATTGTAAGGCCTTTAGACAGCCTGGCGTCTGGCACCTCCTGGCACCCAACACGGCACTCGCTCCTGTATGTGGTTCTGTACACAAATATTAAGTACTTGTCTGTACTGCATATTATGtactattattttcaatttaaaaccTTCTTATATTATCTCCCGGTCATATTGGGATGATAAATTTTGCTAAAtaaatttcaaaacaaaaaatatgGCGAGTGTTGGATCCTAGAGGGTTGTCTGACGCCTTATTAGCCTAGTCTCCCCCTCTGCCGGCATTGGTTATCAACTTTAATTACAAAACTGTTAGATATTAATTGGTGTTCTTGTGCATGGAGTCTGTTCTTGTATTGCTTTACCATAATTCCTTGTCATTTGTTACAAAACATATTCAGTGCCGGCAAGCAGCTTCACTCATTATGATTTTAATTTTATGTACAATTAAAAAGGGAATTCCAGAAACCTGGCCAGAAACACTCTCCAAAACAGGAATGTCGTCGTCAAGTCACGGCAAGAAATAGGTTTTGGAACCTATCGCTGTCCTTCTCTCTTGTGCAGTAGAGCTCTGAAGTGTGGTGGCTTCATCTCGCATtaatgaaatactttaataaaccTTCACCAAATAAGAGTAAAACTGTTTCCGTTGTTATTGAAGCTTAGTGTGTAGCCTATCCAAGAGTTTCCCAAAATGTGTTCTTCAGTAAACATCAAGAGTAAACTCGGCGATATTCCCCCGTGTACTCGTCTGACCATAGGAAAATAAGTTTCTGTAAGTATTTAAAAAGAGTATTTGGAAGTACATAATTTAGATTTTTATTGAAAGTATTTGTTTGCGAAGTTTTAGATAGATAAGCTACGCGCAATGTTTTGTGCAAGCATTAAAATTAAACATTTGTTATACATTGATAATATCTTTAGTCCCGAAGCCATACTCTCGCCCGGAAGTAACCCGGACACTTGTATAATACATCGGAAGTCTTGCTCTGTGctcgagttacagccccgctcctgtgccaggtaagtctactacaggctcgccatagcccgtgctacttcgaactttttgttgcaagtagcgaatcttaaacaactgcTCTGTGCTGCAATGCCATAACGGTAGACGAGTCCCACGCAGCAGAACACAGCATAGGAGTTTCTTTTAGCAGTACTTCTGTCTGCAACAGGCAACAACGTTAGTCTCTATGCCTTGGTGTTCAAATACAGAGTACAAGTGTATTCGCAGCATAATGATTCTGTTACTCTGTAACTCTGCGAATACGTTTGTCCGCACACAGATATACTGTGGAGTCACATAATACATACATATTCATACTTAACTTTTAATACTAGAAGAAGTGGATTTAACAAGTTTAAATGATCacttgcatatataactaacaaggTATACATTTTGTTTGGTTCATTTTGCTTATTCACAATATAAACATTGATCAGATACATGTATCCTGACCCTTTAAATCTAATTTATTTTTTGCTTTCAGCTTTGTGGAATGGTTATATgactacataataataataacgcaGTCTAACAAAAATTTCTGGGTAGCAAGGGTTATTTTATACAAAGTATACAAAATTCCCCTCGATTTGCTTTGACCTTTGCCTCAAACAACTTTAAGGAAGGTACCTGAAGGGTGCCAACTTAGGAAACAACGTGTCACACCTCTAGAAATGAGTCGGGAGCTGTCAGGTACATTAAAAACTAATTTCCTAAGCTGTCTTGGAGAAAGGTCAAAGCGAAATTTGAGAGGAATAAGTAATTTTCTATAATTTAAGAGGCATAAGCGATCATATCAAAATTTTTATACATTGTGTAATAactgttgtcggggacaggaagcctgtttacGTTATCGAGGTCCCGCTAGGTCAACATTATTGACctctcccaggatgcaacctacaATTGTTGTCTTGACTCCCGCGGGACGGGCTTaacgctaggtgaacagaagcctcGGGTGAAAGACAACATGCCCAGGGAATGAACCCGGGGTTGAGCCGAGGATGTAGATCACtgcacctctctctcttcctgcttATTTGAACATCAGTCGTCTTGTTGATCTTAGTACTTCTAGTTTGCCGACTATAGCTTTTTGCCTCTTCCCACTTTCTTCTGGACCTTCTTATCCTGACTTctgccccccccctacccccagcctcacccacctgtcCTAGCCTCTTATCCTGATCTCTTGCTCCAAGCTTCTGACACCACCTATTCCCGTCCTGTCCTAGTCTCTTGCCTCACCCACATGCTCTTCTAGTTTTTTGCTAGCGCCTCCTGTTCGTTTCTCTCGCCCACGAGTCGTATCAAACTTCATTCCAAGCTCATATACTTCCTATCCAGGTTTTTGCCCTAGTCTCCTGTCGTAGTGTCCTGTCCTTTTCTTCTGCCTTAGTTTTCTACCGAAATCTTCTATCCTATCCTGTTCTTCTAACCTAACTTTCTGCCCTAGTCTGTTACCTAAGCCTTGTCTCCTAGATCCAGCCTCTTGACCTGGCCTCCTCTTACTGACGTGCACTCAGTTCTCATGGAGTTTTCTCTTCTTCTACAGGGTTTGGAGGCAGTTCTTCTCCTCATCTCCTTTGGAGCCAACGTCAACGCTCGCACAGAGGCACGCCACGACTACAGGTGAGCCTTTTTCATACCTAAAGTTGTATGTAATAGTTCGTATCTGAAATTGCATGTTAAGCTTGATGCATTCTGATGCACGCTGCAGAGCATTCCTCAGCCACTCAAGTTGAATGAAAGGCTACCTTATGCATTAGTCAACCCATCCTACTGTTTAAATATAGTAGGtattgtgacgatcgtcaatagtcacgaattcgtaggtatttagcttttagatagtagtatactgactagtaaggaatgatTTTAAAATGAAGCTAAACAACTaacctaaatattcctaggcctagtataggacaaatatgtactatattaggcctcggatatcgtgtattaggcctagggaggttagtttgtcaaagcaactagAGTAAAAAACTAGTTTTCTAGTTTGTCCAACTAAGTATTTCggttttctactttctaatttcgctgTACGTCGGAATATatgctatggtcctcatcgttactatcagtactaccaaaacaggaggatgggctggcatTAGTTGCACGAAGACTATATTCTATCTCATAAACCGATGGGGAAAATATTCTATTGTAATACTGTACACAATGTGTTAACTTTTTATTGTATTTGAGCTTGGATAGCTTTACTTTACAATTGCTTCTTGAAAAACAAAATGTTCTTTGTTCCTCTCTTTGAAAATGGAAAACCCAAGATTTGTTACTTGTTATTGTCCTTAGCGTAGCGCTCAGCGCAATCGGTTCACAACccagtggtccagggttcgactcCCGGGCAGGAAGAGACGTTTGGGCACACTACCTTACACCTGAGAACTCTACATTGCACCCTacgtaacctcccccccccctccatcttctCCCTGACGCCCCCACACGTGATCATCTCTGCTCTGGAagcggttaggcaccattcctttcccccctgtcccatcGCAAATCCGTATCGTGACCCCCTTTTACgtgctttatagtcgtaatggtttgacgctttcccttgataattaaaAAACCTCTCTGCTCTGGACAATCGCTTCTGTTCCAACTATGACCATACATTTCTTGATATAAAAATGTACAACACTACAGAGTGTCACACCCAGACTGTTCTCCATCAGCCCTACCTGTATTATATTGTCGTTCTTCAATACTTGTGAAGCTTTAGAATTAACACAACTTGCCTTTTTTACCAGTGTGAATGTGCTATTTAGTTCTTGtaaaaatatttttacttttgtgaTGCTTTATACTCttcaaaacttttttttttcctaataaagTGAATACTTTATTTGGATTTTGTATATGACTATAGTAACGCATATTATTTCAGTTCCTgtgaaataatattttttttattcagttttagctatagtttatttttttaatcgGTATATTACTTTTATTAATGTTTTAATAGTAAATAGAGCATGATTATCTAGTGAATTAATATAGCATTTAGATGTACAGCAATTACATCATATTAAAAGCCATAGTTGATATGGATGTGACTGACAAAAACATCCATGCAGGTAGTGTAGCCTAAATATGAAACCCAACCCAGCATTAATCTTTTGTCCTTGTTAAACAAATGAAAATATTGGAATATATTCTCCagctttttcttttttgttttgtttccccCTCTTTGTCTTCAGGAGGAATTGCCTTTTTTTTCactcttcccgaccatctcttgcgAACCCCCTCAATAGGTCTGTGCTCCACTACGCTGTCCTCTCCGGCTCCGTCGCCATCGTCAACCTCCTCCTGAAGCAGGGCGCCAGGGTCAACTTCGAGCCGGAGTACAATAAGCCAACGCCCCTCGACCTGGCCATTCTAAAGGGCGATGTCGAGATGGTGCGACTGATTCTTGAACACAGTGAGTCGATCTTGATGATGGGTTTTTGTACCGCGGTTGAATTGTGTTGTTCTTTGGTGGTTAGTCTGCAACCAAACCTTTTGGTGAGAGTATTGTTGGTAGTCGCCAAAGGCTCTTTGTGTATAGTTATTGTGGTGATctcaaaataattgtagaaagacCTAAatgattttaatttattttgaaaCAAAGCAGCTAACTAAAACTACTCCATCCTCCTATCACAGTCGCTTCCCTGACCTCGTGTCCCTAACATGTGCTATATAGTTATCCTGGCTTGctgctttctcttgataattaatATTTTTAGTTAACAAGAAACCACATAGTAATATAACAATATAGTGAAAAAGAGGGAACATTGATAAGCCTACATATCATCTACATGTCAACTTACACATAATACACTTAAGAATGACCTCGTCATTATCACCAGCTAGTTTCCTACTGTGGGGCATCAGCTGGTACAAATAGGCGGGTAATATAAAAAGAAATTATAAAAGGGCAAGTAAAAAGCCGAACTCCCAGGGGAAAGGGGGTAAAGAAAGCtcaatttgaaattgaaattagttTGTGTGTagagtatttatacctcaataaagggATGAGGTAGGTCAAGCTCTTCTCACCCTGTTCAGTACAATGTGTTCATGTATGTATAGACACTCATCACCAACAAGTAACATATTACTGAACATTGAGTGATaaacatacatttcctcctttacacatgcAATTCGTTATTAGACGTACACACATACTTTTATGACTAGGTACACAGACAATTTGCAGTAGGCATTAAGACAATTCAACAAagctacagtcttggtgcaaaattcctaTATCTCGCCAGAGTATCAAGCTTTCCATTGTGACACACCCAGGCTATTTATTCAGAAACAGTCCTTATATCGggttttctatatacattaatcaacgggcaatcaagaacataatgagtGAGTGtgcgagaccttaacataccaaatAGTTTACACTTGGTTTCATTATCATTAACACCTATTCCATATAATAAGCTCAAATAAATTGAAAAGCCTAGCTCCCAGAGGCAGGGGTGGGGGGAAGAGAGCATATTAGAGTAACGTTAAATCAAGGTTGATTTGCCCCTGCCGGAATATATACAGTGAGCTTCCCAGTATCTATTGTTGATGTTAGTTATTAACACTTGTTGTTTCTCTTAAAAATGCTAGCTAATATTTGTACTTGTCATGCACCACAGATCCGGATTTAGATGCCAGCTCTCCCATCATCGGATCTCCCCTTCACATGGCTTGTAGCGAGGGCATTCCCAACCGCCTGGAAATCCTGAAGCTGCTCTTGGAAAAAGGGGCGAACCCCAATCTGGTGATCGTTGGGGAGGACAACACTCCCATCAAGCCGGCCCTGGGAGAGTACCTGGCCTCAAATGAAGATCCTGATGTTGAGGTTGTGAACCTCTTCCTCAGATATGGTGCAGAGGTAAGGCTCGGTGATGCGTTAGAAAATAATGTAAGTAACGGGTGATTGTGTTGGTTCGATTCACGTGCAGGGGAAGCGTTTAGCCACGTTGCTTTGCACCTTCTGCCTctgcttacctagcagtaaaaggtacctgggagctactgTTGAAGGTTGCATCCAGGACCTATGGTTAGTGAATGGAGACCTTAGCCTATTACAAAAAGAACATCTCAGCGTCTCCAGCAATGGGAACCATATTTAGAAAAAAAATTTAGCTTAATAATATCAGACAGTAATAAATTGACTGCAAAATGTTATATTCTCAATAGACTGAAAGTTATATATTTAAATGAACCTCTTTGTGGGTTGTAGGATCGAGTCTTCAGAGTTCTATAAGCTGCTTATTCATCAGGTTGTGATGCAGAGTCAGAACAGAGATCCTCGTGGGCTCCTGAATTGCCTTCCAAACCTCACCAAAAGACCAGATGTGCTCATCCCTCTCCTGGAGGCTGCACACCGCTTCGACCTCTCCATTATTAAACATTCATCACTTATTGATAATGACCAGAGAAAGATCTACCTCAAGGTATGCTATAACACTTGGGCATGATTATATTTCATAATTTGTCTGAGAATAACTACAGTATTGCAAAAGTAAGAGTATTGTATGTATAATGAATGTATAGCTCATAGTTTTGTATCACTGATATATATTACACAAGGTTAATTAGTAACTTGCAGAATTTCattaatatatagtataattcacTACCATAATATCTCTTGAGTAATATTATTTCCAACACTTATAACAAATAGTTTTTTATAATACAGTATATAGGAAGATATAGATATACCTATTGAGAGGTATATTCCGCCTCTCATTGCATATACATTGATAGTTTAACTTACTCTGGTAAATGTTCAGCACTATAGTATACTTgcaagggttaggttaggttaggctatgttGCGTTCGATCAGGCTAGGCTATGTTAAGTTATCCTCCCCTCAGACCAATAGTTGAATTTGTTCACTAATCTAGTTTTTTGGGTGATAGGTTGGCCAGTCTCCACTACCCCTCAAACATCTAGTACGCGTTTTCCTGCGTCAGGAACTTGCCGAGAAAATCCCACTCCGGATTGATGAACTTGATCTTCCAGTCATTATGAAGAAGTACCTGCTGTATGAAATTAGTTAACTGATCGGTCACCGCTAGTATTTAAGGTCTAGTTTTGATATTACTATTGTGCATTATTGTATACTGTGTATGCTTCATTTGTATATTTATTTAGCTGACATGTGATTCTTACAAGTTGGTTCTCTGTTCCAACTTGTTTCATTTGAGTAATGAATTAGTTTTAGTTATTGAAACTGTATGAAAATTAGTCTGCGTTTCGTTAATATTTTAGTCAACTATCGGGAATAATTTCGCAATTTGATACAGATCTATTAGAAGAATTTGACATGTAAACCATAACTAAAACTCTGCACTTTACCACAGTACTGTGGTTTTCACAACTAAAAGATTTGGGTTTACTTTGAAATGCAGAAAGTTACATTTCCTGATTTCCTACTTGCTTGTGATATTTCTTTActgagattttatatatatataggcgtaTAGTACATTACAACTTCTTAAGATAATTTGCGGCTGGTCGGGAACATTTAGCCAACACAAAGAGTGAAATCTCATTGTTGGAGGCTCATTGAATAGCTTAGATTATTGACATCAATAAATTGCATATGTGTAGTTTACCATTAATTTGTAATGTATCTGATAACGATGCAAGTACATTGGCTTCAAGTAAACTTACACCGGGTTGTCACTAGCCAAATGAACTTAGCTCTGTTAATCTGTCTTCTGAGCTTTGTATTTTTCTTAAATTAACCGATAATACAATTGATTTTGTTAAATATCTTACGAGAATATCTTTGCAGCGGGACTGCGGGATGGCACCTGTCCCGGCTAACCCCTCAATCTAAAAATGTTGTCATGGatctatcacgttattgtgattttcaTTGTGTATTAGAATTTGTATATATTCCGACAAACACGGCATATAGTTTATTTAAAAGCTGAAAACAATTCTGTGACTGCCGCCATGGTTGTATTAGATGAATCGTCTCGTTAGGACGAAAAGTTAGTTAGGGTTGATATTTCAGTTTACCTTTTAATAGTGTCGTTCACAATAACTATTGGGTATGTATTATAAATTTCATTATTTGAGGCAAAGAGGTATATTCATTGCCACTTTACCATATAGAAAGAGGAAAAATCCCTCCTGCCCAGCAGTTAATTTGGAACGCCACTGTTTTGTTGATTGGAGAAACACAGGTAAAACTGAACACATTACCACGTAGTTTTAATGAACTTTCATTAGTATGTAAAGTAGGTTTTGAAATATTTTTACATATCAAATACTTTTATATGTATAtgggtgttgtgttttgtattgtcAGTTATTTTTGtaaaacaatatatatgtatatatatattatttatgtacattttttactgttttttattttaatattatgatataaataaattaaaatcaaAACTTGCTAACAAGATGTATCTCAGaataattttttgacaatttttacCATATTAGAATTTCTCAGATCAATGATGCATTTGGCCAATGAATGAGGCCAATGCGATACAAATGGATTGTAAATGGATAGGCTAGCaagctgccaccattgttgttgCATAAGTAAAGGCGAACAAGTTTGCTTTATACTGTATTTGAGAGAATTGGTTAATAGGAATTTTAAGTTTGTTTAAAAATCATTGAACCACGTACACCAAGCAAAGGTTAATTTGTGGGATGGTAAGATGAGTTATTTTTAACGCAATGGTTAATTAATGATTTAATGTTAACCCTTATGTGCACATAATTCCAGGACCTCTgtaatttttattgctaattaTCTTGTCTCATAACTGCAAAATAAGATTTGTACTGCAGAGTCTGTATCCAACAGTATTACAAGTGTATATAAATACATCAGTATATTatgcaatattatatatatatatatatatatatatatatatatatatatatatatatatatatatatatatatatatatatatatatatatatatatatatatatatatatatatatatagcaaatgTAATCTGGTATATTTTTCCTCCATATAATTACTTGATTATTATACATAAATAATAAGCTTTTATACTTGACTATTGCAATAATTATTTTTGTAAATGGAGAATAACAAATATTTTAGTAATTGGTAATATGCATTTCTCAAAATGGATGAGAGTATATTACGACAGAAAGAAAATGCAACTTGTTGGTCAGTTTGAGGCTCTGTTAGCAGTACTAAAATACTCCTGGACATTTCATCTTTCCTTCCTAGTATGGTGCTAGGACTTAACAGGAAGAGTTGTAGTGT includes these proteins:
- the LOC123765457 gene encoding ankyrin repeat domain-containing protein 65 isoform X1, translating into MPVEIVDPDMIGEDGDGEEVTEGSETEEEVEGSSRKTEGRKEKRKPSIQRELADAIVRLAPLEELRILLKCGANVKDTVTQGLSPLHYAVWQRYPEAAEFLIAEDCDINARDDIGYTALHLSAEHGYIDMMEVLLKHDAQVNFNIPPEDEDDFPTDAFDEPLRLALKHDHFDAAKVLLEHGANPNTRYFFGSEINLVNPLNTQLLHLLLSYGANPNARDRQGFTPIMKCCRLQQDASDEMENRESISGVEVLQHFAQTLMGLEAVLLLISFGANVNARTEARHDYRRNCLFFHSSRPSLANPLNRSVLHYAVLSGSVAIVNLLLKQGARVNFEPEYNKPTPLDLAILKGDVEMVRLILEHNPDLDASSPIIGSPLHMACSEGIPNRLEILKLLLEKGANPNLVIVGEDNTPIKPALGEYLASNEDPDVEVVNLFLRYGAEVVMQSQNRDPRGLLNCLPNLTKRPDVLIPLLEAAHRFDLSIIKHSSLIDNDQRKIYLKVGQSPLPLKHLVRVFLRQELAEKIPLRIDELDLPVIMKKYLLYEIS
- the LOC123765457 gene encoding ankyrin repeat and SOCS box protein 3 isoform X4, producing the protein MPVEIVDPDMIGEDGDGEEVTEGSETEEEVEGSSRKTEGRKEKRKPSIQRELADAIVRLAPLEELRILLKCGANVKDTVTQGLSPLHYAVWQRYPEAAEFLIAEDCDINARDDIGYTALHLSAEHGYIDMMEVLLKHDAQVNFNIPPEDEDDFPTDAFDEPLRLALKHDHFDAAKVLLEHGANPNTRYFFGSEINLVNPLNTQLLHLLLSYGANPNARDRQGFTPIMKCCRLQQGLEAVLLLISFGANVNARTEARHDYRSVLHYAVLSGSVAIVNLLLKQGARVNFEPEYNKPTPLDLAILKGDVEMVRLILEHNPDLDASSPIIGSPLHMACSEGIPNRLEILKLLLEKGANPNLVIVGEDNTPIKPALGEYLASNEDPDVEVVNLFLRYGAEVVMQSQNRDPRGLLNCLPNLTKRPDVLIPLLEAAHRFDLSIIKHSSLIDNDQRKIYLKVGQSPLPLKHLVRVFLRQELAEKIPLRIDELDLPVIMKKYLLYEIS
- the LOC123765457 gene encoding ankyrin-1 isoform X2; this encodes MPVEIVDPDMIGEDGDGEEVTEGSETEEEVEGSSRKTEGRKEKRKPSIQRELADAIVRLAPLEELRILLKCGANVKDTVTQGLSPLHYAVWQRYPEAAEFLIAEDCDINARDDIGYTALHLSAEHGYIDMMEVLLKHDAQVNFNIPPEDEDDFPTDAFDEPLRLALKHDHFDAAKVLLEHGANPNTRYFFGSEINLVNPLNTQLLHLLLSYGANPNARDRQGFTPIMKCCRLQQDASDEMENRESISGVEVLQHFAQTLMGLEAVLLLISFGANVNARTEARHDYRSVLHYAVLSGSVAIVNLLLKQGARVNFEPEYNKPTPLDLAILKGDVEMVRLILEHNPDLDASSPIIGSPLHMACSEGIPNRLEILKLLLEKGANPNLVIVGEDNTPIKPALGEYLASNEDPDVEVVNLFLRYGAEVVMQSQNRDPRGLLNCLPNLTKRPDVLIPLLEAAHRFDLSIIKHSSLIDNDQRKIYLKVGQSPLPLKHLVRVFLRQELAEKIPLRIDELDLPVIMKKYLLYEIS
- the LOC123765457 gene encoding ankyrin-1 isoform X3 yields the protein MPVEIVDPDMIGEDGDGEEVTEGSETEEEVEGSSRKTEGRKEKRKPSIQRELADAIVRLAPLEELRILLKCGANVKDTVTQGLSPLHYAVWQRYPEAAEFLIAEDCDINARDDIGYTALHLSAEHGYIDMMEVLLKHDAQVNFNIPPEDEDDFPTDAFDEPLRLALKHDHFDAAKVLLEHGANPNTRYFFGSEINLVNPLNTQLLHLLLSYGANPNARDRQGFTPIMKCCRLQQGLEAVLLLISFGANVNARTEARHDYRRNCLFFHSSRPSLANPLNRSVLHYAVLSGSVAIVNLLLKQGARVNFEPEYNKPTPLDLAILKGDVEMVRLILEHNPDLDASSPIIGSPLHMACSEGIPNRLEILKLLLEKGANPNLVIVGEDNTPIKPALGEYLASNEDPDVEVVNLFLRYGAEVVMQSQNRDPRGLLNCLPNLTKRPDVLIPLLEAAHRFDLSIIKHSSLIDNDQRKIYLKVGQSPLPLKHLVRVFLRQELAEKIPLRIDELDLPVIMKKYLLYEIS